ttttcttttgtccatttctgTAAATTTACCTAAAATTACACAATTTAGATTAAGATGTAAATCTGAATATAGAcgtttgaaaaactaaaaaggtcaACACTGGGTTTATCTTTAACtatgtatttaacatgtatatacgttttttaaatgaaaaataagaataagaaggTAACGACTATAGCTGATAACAGATAGAATTACAAAACGGAAATAGTCCTAGGTCAAGTTcgtaaagtaaaaatataatttcatcccctggtgtgtatgtgagtgcatCTTAAATCAGAAATAGAACCATGGGTCtaaaaatgtacacacacatgctacagTAAAGCATTTAGCCTCCAGTTCATGTCATGTTGATGGGTTTTATGGGACAGTGTGTGGTACCTGGAGACACTCAGCCAGCTGGCAGTAGAACTCCTTCACATCCAGGACCGGAGTCATGTCCGGGCTGCAGAATccaagagctgcagctgctcctgtgGTCCAGTCGGCTGGATCCAGCAGactctccacctcctgctcaCACAGGCCACACATCAGTGGTGGAGAAATATTCAGAAACAGTGGTGGAATTTAAATCAGTATATTTAGTCAAACAGAGGATTTAAGTGCAGTCTTTGGTTTTTCCATTCTGTGCTATTTCAAACTTCTACTCCCCTTCATttgcttaaaggttcagtgtgtagaatttagtgacctctagtggtgcagttgtatgttgcagctgaatacccctcacctcatcctccccttccaaacattaaagagaacCTGTGATAACCTtcatttttcataaaaactcaaaaaggtgtctagtttgtccagtctgggctaccgtaaaaaacatggcggcctctgtagagacaCACTAGTGAAAGTAAAGAAGTACTTAAGCCATTTTGAATATCATAGTATTACACTGATGCATTGATATGTTATTTTACTGTTATATGCTCTCtgtgtacattttaatttgtattgcaACTAGTAACTAAAGTTGTCTCATAAATGTAATGGAGAAAAGATTTGTACATTTCCCTCTGAATTGTACGGCAGTAGAAGTATATAAATGGAAATATGTATAAGTACCTAAAAACAGCATGTGACGAGGTTAATTACCTTTCACCACAAAACCACTCCAGTACATTTTGATGTATTGGCACGTTCACTAAAGACCTCATCATGTATGTCTGCGGTTCCCAATATGTACAATATGGACATAAAAAAACCAGACATCCATTAGAAGGGAAATGAACTGTTACAGAGCTGCAGTGGCAGTCTGACgttttcctccctcccctccaccttCATAACGACATGACTGTCGAtttgtcgggggggggggggacatgtgGAATCTGCAAGTGCTGATAATAACAACAGTTAATAAAACAAAGGGaacttctgttttcatttggtaTTCAGCCGCATTTCCCGGACCGTGAGTTATCGAGCGTGTCCCAGAGGGAGTGTGTTAAACGGTGGGCAGCCCGGCTTtgcagtgaaaaacacagagtgatggagctgatggtggttcagctgcctctctcctcctctccccgcCTGCAGCCTCCTGATGCTGGGCCCCGTCTGTCATCTCCTGGTGATGTGGAGAACACTGTGGACGCTGTGTGTGGGTACGCTACGGCCAgtggtgtgtgttgtatgtggtTGGTTGCAAACATATGTTTTAAAAGGAGGAGTTCAACATTTTATGGGAAcgtgcttatttgctttcttgcctCGAGTTTGATGAGAATATTGATGCTACTGTCATTTCTGTCTGTTGaatataaagttgttttttctgacTAATTTCTTTCCTTGAATCATTTGCTTGAATTTAACCACTGGTCTGTTTGTGTGGATTAGACCCATAGGccgtacataaagatggatgacatgacagctccccaaaacgtctcaatcgccccctggtggctggctccagTAGAGATCGTAAAATCCCACCTCctggttagtggatgggatatgtATCAAaccaaagattgtttctgtcattttagggttgttcttatcacactgatgtttgtccaaggGGTCATTTTTcctgtaagtttggtttcacatagttatttgatgctataaaaaatgAGGggaaacatgattgacagcagatATTGACTAATGACTCTACACCACTGCACATTCTGGCTCGAGTGCAAAAGACTTCAATGTCCGtatgcaggatattttggcttcatttctggatagtgggagaaagaggagacgcgtcgtccatctttacatacagtctatgactCAACCAATTGGACAGACGTTAGTTGGAACTAGCAAGGGAAGGACACACTAAACACacgtgtggttgtgtgttagTTCATCATCTGGGATACATGcaaaactgaaacatttttGACTTTGCATGGATGTCATCTTCTCATTGACTGTGTAAGTGTTAGCACCACGTCTAACATGCactataaatataattatgttGGCATGGCTTCAAACTGGAATCAGAGAGAACCAACTTGTCTACCTCCAACTCCAAACGTCACTTATGAAATCCCTAtatccagtttgtttttatctctataaaaaacaatgtttaaaaatggTAATTTGTGGTTTTATGGTGTCAACTATTCAcgatttcagatttttttacgTCCGTAGAAGCTCATTCCGTTTACCTCCCATATTGTGACAGACTGCTTAATAACTTCCTGCttttacacaaattaaacaaatgtagAGTGATTGTAGAGTAAATGTCTATCTGTTCAGTTAAGatgaacacaaaacaataaagataGATTTATTCTGATGTAAtattatgtgttttatgtgattTATGTTTTAACCCCCTCTGCCCATGTTTCTGTTGACATGGCTGAGTTTGGCTACAACTTTTCATCAAGGTGAGTGAGGTcatcacatctgtgtgtgtctagaCACGTCTCAACATTTCTCCGACACACCCATGTGTTTCTATGTGCTGCATATCGagtcattttaaaaagccaTTAACGGCTCCTTTTCGTCACACTGCAGAGATacatcttctctccctctcaccgTCTTGTGCCGGGCCTCCATGTTGGCCAGCTGCTCCTCGTAGATAGCCACTTGCTCCCTCAGCGCCAAACACTCTGCTGTCACAGCATCCACAACCTGCGAAGACAATCAAGTTACCAGAGGAACAGGGCAGAAAGCACAGAAGTTGAACTTAATTTGTGGAGGTGTCTGAGAGGAGCGCTCTGCAGCTCGGGACGTAAATCACACCACAGGttgaaatgaagtgaaaaaaaaaaaaagtctttgtttccaaCCCTGAACAcccatttaataaaaaaaaaaaatgatcagcACCAGCAGATCCACCCTGTTTCAGTGAACAGCCAGAAGACACCGCAATgcagaggaagggggaggaggaggaggaggaggaggaagatgagacgGAGGCTAACTAGACACAAAAGCCCCGTCCACCGATGCATTCACCAGCAGGGGTTCTCAGCTCATCCACTCTTTTTAAAAGAACCAGATTAACTGGCATTGGATGCAATTACTGCGTTTACAGCTGAGCACATGCAGGGAGGGTTTGGGGGTGAAGGAGCGGAGCCTTGTTTAGAGGGTGGCAGGGTCCCTGATGGACAGCAGTGGGTAAAGTAGtccgtcctgctgctgtgttcaagGATCATTCAGCAGCGGGAGAGAGACTTGTTGTAAATCAAAGTCTGTACAACTTAAAAGctgaattcatttatttttctgccaCTTAGGGAGAACAGAACAAGCTGTAATCACAAAATGTCAACACCTCATAGTTACTTTGGCAAGAGCATTGGTCTAGTGGCCTAGTTTTTGCATCCAGGAGAGCAAATTAATGTTAATTGAGATTTGGGATTCTGTCCACCTGACCAATGTCCAATATTTACTTTCCTTTTAACTCTGAGGGACTAATCTGACTCTTTAACCTCTTAATGGAAAAAGTAAAAGATGTTTTGAGACTCGATGCAGCTGCACGTCTGTGTTTAACTCTCTAGAGGAGATCATGTTCAAAGTGCACCTCGTCATTTGAAGACATTGGCGCAACTTTAAGGTTCATCAATATATTCACCATCTGCTTTTCTGCCCAGATAAACCAAGTTATCGATTACCTCAAAGGAGGCATTAGTTTATTAGTCATGTAGTCAATAGTCAATTAGTCAATACTCAACTGATTTCACGAAATTTTGTGGAGGCGGGTGGGgaatgacccaaggaagaacccattcacttttggtgcagatccaggtaTTTCTTAACATTGTGACATAGGGCTGCAATTTTCAaaatttttgttgatttctcagaaaactATTTGtggatgttgatgatgatgtgtgtgcaatttggtacagatccatATAAAAGTTGGGaactagtgaatttaaatgtggtttcatgagagAACTCCTTGGCAGAAGAATGTACTCTACTGAGCCACATCCTAGTTCAaccaatacatttttctgtgacCATTGTTTCCACCTTCAAGAGCATTTGGAGCCACTACATAAAAACTTGCTGGCCAATTCAAATATTCACTCCTTTGTACTCAAATCATGGAGAATAATGTTTAACTCAGTTGACTTGCTCGgctgtttttctgcctctgacATCTGGCGAAGCAAGAAAATGGCAGTGAGACAAGTCAGGGTGGAAATCTGTGGGTCTTGAGAAAGGATCGGAATTGGCAGGAGGAATGCAACACAATAGTCAGCAGTATAattcaaaataaaccaaatgtgCACTGCTTCATCACTGTCAGTCTTCTATTATGTTGGGAGAATTATTGTGGGTTGAGCTGTGTAGTActcgctcctctcctccgctcttcttcctctacctccCTGCTGATTTCACACCGAGTCCTGTCACTCTACAGCTGCTTCCAATTCAGAACCAGAGGACGGAGCCAGCAGGAACATTACGGCACCGAATTACAGCCCTGTGTTGCATCTGTGAGGCAGAAATTAAACCCCCTCTCATCTGGACCGGCCTGGAGGGGGGATGGCCTCTGTCGTTTGTgagggacggggggggggggtttggggAAGTTGGTGGCTCAGGTTACAGTGGGCCACCAGCCCAGACTGTGAGGCTGCTGCTGATCAAAACCTGTTGGGTGGAgatgcagaggagctgctgtgtcTGAGATTCAACTACAGGAGGCcgaggggaggaggagcagagaggagctaGACAACACTGCCATCTAGTGCTTTAAAGGCAACGTCACAATAAGGGTCTGATGATGGACAGTGCAAACGTTGTTTTTCAAACTGATCACAAATACCTTTCATTATTTTACCTAAACTCCACCATTTAAATACTAAACCTGTACCAATGCATTCCGGCTTACACCAAAGAGGTTTTGGTCTgttagttaacaggattacgcaaaacctTGGTGGGAGGATGCGGTACGGGTCTGGAGAGAAACCATTAGAGTTTGGTACAGATCAAGGATTTATTTTCCAGTCTGATCTCTCCTCATCGGATTTTCCTTCCAATACGCCTTTATTCCATTTATGCTGattatctgtatttttatgatttctttatttctgtcaagCACATTGAACGACCTCTGTGTGTAATCATGGACAATACAAATACATCAGCCTTGCCTGAGGAGCAGCAGTCAGGGCTTTGCAGGACTGGAGGTACTGGCTGAGAAAAGGTAGAACTAGACTATATTCTTTTCTTTACAGTTAATGCTCCTCTAAAAAGAAGCTACAATTAAACAACAGTCAAACAtgtcttccctcctctctcacttctctccttcAGCCCAACCGGTCGACACACATTGAGTTGGGTTCTGCTGGATGTTTCTCCtcaataaaagtttatttttcctcaACCTTACTCGTAACATTGACagaatgttgtgatttggcactaAGCAAATAAGATTGAATTAAATTTAAGAAGTAAATAGCAATATTGATCAGCATTTATATCATATCTTCTATTAAAGTAAACTAATATTGATCAGTGGGGCTCCGCTATAGATCTTAATGCTGTTCAGTGTTCATGTTACTAGAATCAATACGTGCAGGTTTAAAGCTTGTTGGGAAGTGATGGCACTTTGCTTTTCACTTTACAGTAAACCATTACATTTGCTTCCTATAACTTCAGTCGTCTCCTTCCATCACACGGTCAGATGCTACTGTCTTGACTGTGTTCACTACCTCAGCCACATCCTGTCGTTCTTGCTGGTAGAAGACTCTCTGCTGTGCCACCTCCTCGTAGCCGCTCTTCAGACActccagctctttgtgcagctccTCGGTGTCGCACAGAATCTCGTCCTGCAGGGAGGGCGAGGACAGTGATGAGTCTTGACAGGGTCATAGATCAGCCTGGCCTGTCACTGTACAAGCTGAGGTAACTGAGACATGCAGCAGACAcacccagcagctgcagcagcaacctACCCTCTCCCTGCGCAGTCTCTCCACCACTGCATCCAGGCTGTAGTCAGGTTGAGCCACGgcggaggtgatggaggaggaggcggctggGCGACTTCTCGGCTTCTCCTCGAGCTCCACAATCTGACATTCAAGCgcctcattctcctcctcgaAACAACGAGCCTGCAGggcaaacagaaacagaggaaatgtataaatatatatatatatagattcaCTGCATCAtttacagagaacagagagaggacgCAGGTAAAACAAAGTGCTGACGTGTCACTGTTCCTCCTCACCAGCTCTATAAGGCCGACCAGGCGGTCGTTGAGGGCAGCGATGACGGTGCGGTCCTGGGCGAACCGGTTCAGACCCTCCTTGTTGAGAGACTTGGCAGCGACAAAGTCCAGCTTGTCACAGTCACAGTCGCACTTGTCGGCGGCCGCACGCCTGAGAGGAGAACAAAGAACACAGATAAATACTGCACTGAATACAAAGAAGAGTACACATGCATTCCTTAGGGGCTAGTAGAGCGGCCACACTTTACTTTAACTACCcctatttaacatttataactATTTATATACTTCataaaaaatgcttttgaaCACACTATAATGTACGTGACAGTTTCAAGAGTTTATTAGATTACAGTATTACTACTAGAACTGTTAATATACTATGATTAATGATCTTAATATACTTAAGCTGCTACTTATAGGTACCACAGAATATAATACACATCCACCTGCTCGCAACCacattatattgtattttaaaccatgtatttagtaataataacaaatctTTAAAGCACCTTTCCACAgacactttaaatatttaagggGACAAAGACAAGGTGATATTAGACAGTTTGCATTTTGTCAGCTCATATGTAATAAAAAGGAGTTTTGAGTAGTTTTTTTAAAGT
The Hippoglossus stenolepis isolate QCI-W04-F060 chromosome 7, HSTE1.2, whole genome shotgun sequence genome window above contains:
- the vimr2 gene encoding desmin; translation: MAMLRVSSYRRLFEEETWSRSGGLSLPCAGQYRASVRRAAADKCDCDCDKLDFVAAKSLNKEGLNRFAQDRTVIAALNDRLVGLIELARCFEEENEALECQIVELEEKPRSRPAASSSITSAVAQPDYSLDAVVERLRRERDEILCDTEELHKELECLKSGYEEVAQQRVFYQQERQDVAEVVDAVTAECLALREQVAIYEEQLANMEARHKTEVESLLDPADWTTGAAAALGFCSPDMTPVLDVKEFYCQLAECLQYECGAASSAAVRGGDRKQLEVGAAVGSKVTDLPKIQDVGELKMLIPELQKELVELEKCNEELEDEVEMKKAAYMDEIADLKFTMDEMRQQETDFQVQMKEQCEDYKELLSEKMARDMEIVAYRSLLEDEEERLCDL